One Lysobacter enzymogenes DNA segment encodes these proteins:
- the fmt gene encoding methionyl-tRNA formyltransferase, translating into MRIVFAGTPEFAVPALRAAAQYNEVVAVYTQPDRPAGRGREMALSPVKREALLRGIPVLQPENFKQAVSRKALRALEPDLMVVVAYGLILPQSVLDIPVHGCWNLHASLLPRWRGAAPIQRAIEAGDDETGVCLMRMEKGLDTGPVLLANDTEIGANETGGQLHDRLADIGAQVLRDGLGLLRVGLVPQPYPQPEQGVTYAHKLDKAEARLDWNRPATELANKVRAFNPWPMADALLAGERVRVHGAVALPLAHGAEPGTVLLAGRDGIDVACGDGALRIRVLQREGGKAITAADYLNGRRDLATVR; encoded by the coding sequence ATGCGCATCGTCTTCGCCGGCACCCCCGAATTCGCCGTTCCCGCCCTGCGCGCCGCCGCGCAGTACAACGAAGTGGTGGCCGTCTACACCCAGCCCGACCGTCCGGCCGGGCGCGGGCGCGAGATGGCGCTGTCGCCGGTCAAGCGCGAGGCTTTGCTGCGCGGCATCCCGGTGCTGCAGCCGGAGAACTTCAAGCAGGCGGTCTCGCGCAAGGCGCTGCGCGCGCTGGAGCCGGACCTGATGGTCGTGGTCGCCTACGGCCTGATCCTGCCGCAGTCGGTGCTCGATATTCCCGTGCACGGGTGCTGGAACCTGCATGCCTCGCTGCTGCCGCGCTGGCGCGGCGCGGCGCCGATCCAGCGCGCGATCGAGGCCGGCGACGACGAGACCGGCGTGTGCCTGATGCGCATGGAAAAGGGCCTAGACACCGGGCCGGTGCTGCTCGCCAACGACACCGAAATCGGCGCGAACGAAACCGGCGGCCAACTGCACGACCGCCTCGCCGACATCGGCGCGCAGGTGCTGCGCGACGGCCTGGGCCTGTTGCGGGTGGGCTTGGTGCCGCAGCCGTATCCCCAGCCGGAGCAGGGCGTGACCTACGCGCACAAGCTCGACAAGGCCGAGGCGCGGCTGGACTGGAACCGGCCCGCGACCGAGCTGGCCAACAAGGTGCGCGCGTTCAATCCCTGGCCGATGGCCGACGCCCTGCTCGCCGGCGAGCGCGTGCGCGTGCACGGCGCGGTGGCGCTGCCTTTGGCGCACGGCGCCGAGCCCGGCACGGTGCTGCTGGCCGGGCGCGACGGCATCGACGTGGCCTGCGGCGACGGCGCGCTGCGCATCCGCGTATTGCAGCGCGAAGGCGGCAAGGCGATCACCGCCGCAGATTATTTGAACGGCCGCCGCGACCTGGCGACGGTGCGCTGA
- the def gene encoding peptide deformylase, translating to MALLPILEFPDPRLRTKAAAVDPARVTEPAFQQLLDDMFQTMYECPGIGLAASQVDVHQRFMVIDVSEDKNQPLVFVNPEILERSGEQVYQEGCLSVPGIFADVTRANAITVRAVGRDGQPFELSADGLLAVCIQHEMDHLEGKLFVDYLSPLKREMVRKKLAKQKRLSA from the coding sequence ATGGCCCTGTTACCGATCTTAGAGTTCCCCGACCCGCGACTGCGCACGAAGGCAGCGGCGGTCGATCCCGCGCGCGTCACCGAACCCGCGTTCCAGCAATTGCTCGACGACATGTTCCAGACCATGTACGAGTGCCCGGGCATCGGCCTGGCCGCGAGTCAGGTCGACGTGCACCAGCGCTTCATGGTGATCGACGTGTCGGAGGACAAAAACCAGCCGCTGGTGTTCGTCAATCCCGAAATCCTCGAGCGCTCCGGCGAGCAGGTCTATCAGGAAGGCTGCCTGTCGGTGCCCGGCATCTTCGCCGACGTGACCCGCGCCAACGCCATCACCGTGCGCGCGGTCGGCCGCGACGGCCAGCCGTTCGAGCTCAGCGCCGACGGCCTGCTGGCGGTGTGCATCCAGCACGAGATGGATCACCTCGAAGGCAAGCTGTTCGTCGACTACCTCTCGCCGCTCAAGCGCGAGATGGTGCGCAAGAAGCTGGCCAAGCAGAAGCGGCTGTCGGCGTAA
- a CDS encoding LysM peptidoglycan-binding domain-containing protein, with the protein MFKPIRAVFAAALLTVATYAIAAELRGDHPSTYVVKRGDTLWDISARFLKKPWLWPEIWQANPQIKNPHLIYPGDVISLAYLDRVAQAQVQPGPRQEAAITGVPLSEIEPFLKNLRVVDKFEDLPYVVGLEEDRLRVTQGQVAYIKGLPEASPGTRYAVVRPTQRYTRLDRVACCDIMRAADLDFRGKRTVDFEAIWTDVVVPDKGRELLGYELMQISTGTLSRGAVSGMQASTLVIDDTGREIRVGDRLIPVEAQPYDLQFFPHPPKAQFDYGRAQVLAVADLIRNGGPRDVIALSVGARDGIDNGTVFSTWRVGSRAVDRVKVGPDRDETTVGKNSRVRLPDEFAGHAMVFRTFDKVSYALIMDGVRPTKVGFELKHPDSPY; encoded by the coding sequence ATGTTTAAACCGATTCGCGCGGTTTTCGCCGCTGCGTTGCTGACTGTTGCCACGTACGCCATCGCGGCGGAACTGCGTGGCGACCACCCCTCGACCTACGTGGTCAAGCGGGGCGACACCCTGTGGGACATTTCCGCGCGCTTCCTCAAGAAGCCGTGGCTGTGGCCGGAGATCTGGCAGGCCAATCCGCAGATCAAGAATCCGCACCTCATCTATCCCGGCGACGTCATCTCGCTGGCCTACCTGGACCGCGTGGCCCAGGCCCAGGTCCAGCCGGGCCCGCGCCAGGAAGCGGCGATCACCGGCGTGCCGCTGTCGGAAATCGAACCGTTCCTGAAGAACCTGCGCGTGGTCGACAAGTTCGAGGACCTGCCCTACGTGGTCGGCCTGGAAGAAGACCGCCTGCGCGTGACCCAGGGCCAGGTGGCCTACATCAAGGGCCTGCCCGAGGCGAGCCCGGGCACCCGTTACGCCGTGGTCCGTCCGACCCAGCGCTATACCCGCCTGGACCGCGTGGCCTGCTGCGACATCATGCGCGCCGCCGACCTCGACTTCCGCGGCAAGCGCACGGTCGACTTCGAAGCGATCTGGACCGACGTGGTGGTGCCCGACAAGGGCCGCGAGCTGCTCGGCTACGAGCTGATGCAGATCTCCACCGGCACCCTGAGCCGCGGCGCCGTCAGCGGCATGCAGGCCTCGACCCTGGTGATCGACGACACCGGCCGCGAGATCCGCGTCGGCGACCGCCTGATCCCGGTCGAAGCCCAGCCCTACGACCTGCAGTTCTTCCCGCATCCGCCCAAGGCCCAGTTCGACTACGGCCGCGCGCAGGTGCTGGCGGTGGCCGACCTGATCCGGAACGGCGGCCCGCGCGACGTGATCGCGCTGTCGGTCGGCGCCCGCGACGGCATCGACAACGGCACCGTGTTCTCGACCTGGCGCGTGGGCAGCCGCGCGGTGGATCGGGTCAAGGTCGGCCCGGACCGCGACGAAACCACCGTCGGCAAGAACTCGCGCGTGCGCCTGCCGGACGAATTCGCCGGCCACGCGATGGTGTTCCGCACCTTCGACAAGGTCAGCTACGCGCTGATCATGGACGGCGTGCGCCCGACCAAGGTCGGCTTCGAGCTCAAGCATCCGGACTCGCCGTACTGA
- the dprA gene encoding DNA-processing protein DprA: MPDADAPASYPNPNPNPDPRAQPRGGPRPPAAPAGEATLDAALDAAPAAATRTAGARSDGPIRSEADALALLRLLAAGGSSAARRALLEACGGAAAALAAGPSAWSQAALSSAQVARLRAPAGETLWREAGWADDADRRLLEWLTRPGRQLIAWTDPDYPALLRRAPNPPLALFVAGEPGLLWHPAVAVVGSRSPTPAGSGNAADFARALARSGLAVTSGLAAGIDATAHRAALDAGGLTVAVLGTGPDLAYPRRHADLLARIAAEGAVASEYPPGTQARPAHFPARNRIVAGLSLGTLVVEAAERSGALITARLAAECGREVFAVPGSIHNPLARGCHRLIREGAGLVESAAEVAAALAPVAAELADGLRRRLGAPIDGGHAAVIQAGQDGSGPVSGDADPAPAQADFADPDYQSLWNALGFDPTGMDELVHRTGLTTAELSSMLLVMELEGRVAAQHGRYFRNR, encoded by the coding sequence ATGCCCGACGCCGACGCTCCCGCCTCCTACCCGAACCCGAATCCCAACCCCGACCCGCGCGCGCAGCCGCGCGGCGGACCGCGGCCGCCCGCGGCACCCGCCGGCGAAGCGACCCTCGACGCGGCCCTCGACGCGGCGCCGGCCGCGGCAACGCGCACCGCCGGCGCGCGCTCCGACGGCCCGATCCGCAGCGAAGCCGACGCCCTGGCCCTGCTGCGCCTGCTCGCCGCCGGCGGTTCCAGCGCGGCGCGGCGCGCGCTGCTGGAAGCGTGCGGCGGCGCCGCTGCGGCGCTGGCCGCGGGGCCGTCCGCCTGGAGCCAGGCCGCGCTGTCGTCCGCGCAGGTCGCGCGCCTGCGCGCGCCGGCCGGCGAGACGTTGTGGCGCGAGGCCGGCTGGGCCGACGACGCCGATCGCCGCCTGCTCGAATGGCTGACCCGCCCCGGCCGCCAGCTGATCGCCTGGACCGACCCGGATTACCCCGCCCTGCTGCGGCGCGCGCCGAACCCGCCGCTGGCGCTGTTCGTGGCCGGCGAGCCCGGCCTGCTGTGGCACCCGGCGGTGGCGGTGGTCGGCAGCCGCTCGCCGACCCCGGCCGGCAGCGGCAACGCCGCCGACTTCGCCCGCGCCCTGGCCCGCAGCGGGCTGGCGGTGACCAGCGGCCTGGCCGCCGGCATCGACGCGACCGCGCACCGCGCCGCGCTGGACGCCGGCGGGCTCACCGTGGCCGTGCTCGGCACCGGCCCCGACCTGGCCTACCCGCGCCGCCATGCCGACCTGCTGGCGCGGATCGCCGCCGAAGGCGCCGTGGCCAGCGAGTACCCGCCGGGCACCCAGGCGCGCCCGGCGCACTTCCCGGCGCGCAACCGCATCGTCGCCGGGCTCAGCCTGGGCACCCTGGTGGTCGAGGCGGCGGAGCGCTCGGGCGCGCTGATTACCGCGCGCCTGGCCGCCGAGTGCGGGCGCGAGGTGTTCGCCGTGCCCGGCTCGATCCACAACCCGCTCGCGCGCGGCTGCCACCGGCTGATCCGCGAGGGCGCCGGGCTGGTGGAAAGCGCGGCCGAGGTCGCCGCCGCGCTGGCCCCGGTCGCGGCCGAACTCGCCGACGGCTTGCGTCGGCGCCTGGGCGCCCCCATTGACGGTGGCCACGCGGCGGTCATACAGGCCGGTCAGGATGGTTCCGGTCCCGTCTCAGGAGACGCCGATCCAGCCCCGGCCCAGGCCGATTTCGCCGATCCGGACTACCAGTCCTTGTGGAATGCGCTGGGTTTCGACCCAACCGGTATGGATGAACTGGTCCACCGTACTGGATTGACGACTGCGGAACTGTCCTCCATGCTGCTGGTCATGGAGCTTGAGGGTCGCGTCGCGGCGCAGCACGGCCGTTACTTCCGTAACCGCTGA
- a CDS encoding DUF494 family protein, translating into MKESILDVLLYLFEHYFTDDADLVRDRDSLRSGPLFEELGQAGFSPAEINKAIEWLDALAQQRPSVSRPSAGGPTRIYFGPELDKLDVECRGFLLFLEQHGILDADQRELVLDRAMALDQDELDLDDLKWVVLMVLFNQPGSEAAYAWMETQMFEDEPEPVH; encoded by the coding sequence ATGAAAGAGAGCATCCTGGACGTCCTGCTGTACCTGTTCGAGCATTACTTCACCGACGATGCGGACCTGGTCCGCGACCGCGATTCGCTCCGCAGCGGCCCCCTGTTCGAAGAATTGGGCCAGGCCGGTTTCAGCCCCGCCGAAATCAACAAAGCCATCGAATGGCTCGACGCGTTGGCCCAGCAGCGGCCCAGCGTCAGCCGTCCCAGCGCGGGCGGGCCGACCCGGATCTACTTCGGGCCGGAACTCGACAAGCTCGATGTCGAGTGCCGCGGCTTCCTGCTGTTCCTGGAACAACACGGCATCCTCGACGCGGACCAGCGCGAACTGGTGCTCGACCGCGCGATGGCGCTGGACCAGGACGAACTGGACCTGGACGACCTCAAGTGGGTCGTGCTGATGGTGCTGTTCAACCAGCCCGGTTCCGAGGCGGCCTACGCCTGGATGGAAACCCAGATGTTCGAGGACGAGCCCGAGCCGGTGCACTGA
- a CDS encoding GYF domain-containing protein encodes MTHWYYHEPSQGRVGPIDADALREHVRAGRVRRDTLVWRAGLSGWLPLQQVEDELGLADAPPPLPPGAAATPIAATQAPLAAATPNAPGAAPAPTDSAPAPAAAPAAPAATASPATPAAPASQGRADFSAAVAAAETPQPAAQAPIGASAPQPAEAAPAQPQRSVSPADYAPAHVARRQQAAPPPKRGMSGCLIALIVVAVLAIPVLGILAAIALPAYQDYTHRAKLAGVMAEAGSYKLQVAEHYLEHEGCPNNASPGFRPAADYAGPQLASVEFGRFKDSGQCAIQLELRGFDNRHLDGRKLWLSFDPNSHEWTCSTDIDKPALVPQSCRQ; translated from the coding sequence ATGACGCACTGGTACTACCACGAACCGTCGCAGGGCCGGGTCGGGCCGATCGACGCCGATGCACTGCGCGAACACGTCCGCGCCGGCCGCGTGCGACGCGACACACTGGTCTGGCGGGCGGGACTGAGCGGATGGCTGCCGCTGCAGCAGGTCGAGGACGAGCTCGGCCTGGCCGACGCGCCGCCGCCGTTGCCGCCCGGCGCGGCCGCGACGCCGATCGCTGCGACGCAAGCGCCGCTCGCCGCCGCAACGCCAAACGCGCCAGGCGCCGCGCCGGCCCCGACCGACTCCGCGCCGGCGCCCGCCGCTGCGCCTGCCGCGCCTGCTGCGACAGCTTCACCGGCCACACCAGCCGCCCCCGCGTCGCAAGGCCGCGCGGACTTCAGTGCCGCCGTGGCCGCCGCCGAAACGCCGCAGCCGGCCGCGCAGGCGCCCATCGGCGCGTCCGCGCCCCAGCCCGCGGAAGCCGCGCCCGCGCAACCGCAGCGCAGCGTCAGCCCCGCCGACTACGCCCCGGCCCACGTCGCCCGCCGCCAGCAGGCCGCGCCGCCGCCCAAGCGCGGCATGTCGGGCTGCCTGATCGCGCTGATCGTGGTGGCGGTGCTGGCGATCCCGGTGCTCGGCATCCTCGCCGCGATCGCCCTGCCCGCCTACCAGGACTACACCCACCGGGCCAAGCTCGCCGGGGTCATGGCCGAGGCCGGCAGCTACAAGCTCCAGGTCGCCGAGCACTACCTCGAACACGAGGGCTGCCCCAACAACGCCAGCCCGGGCTTCCGCCCGGCCGCCGACTACGCCGGCCCGCAGCTGGCCTCGGTCGAATTCGGCCGGTTCAAGGACAGCGGCCAGTGCGCGATCCAGCTCGAACTGCGCGGCTTCGACAACCGCCACCTGGACGGCCGCAAGCTGTGGCTCTCGTTCGATCCGAACAGCCACGAATGGACCTGCAGCACCGACATCGACAAGCCGGCGCTGGTGCCGCAATCCTGCCGCCAATAG
- a CDS encoding RDD family protein, translated as MCADLTRQTDAAMAQWYYSDEERNRHGPLDAAAMAALHDRGELGPDTLVWRDGLDQWRPWRELAAELVAAPGFAPLADPEQAEQASAGRTAAAVAAAQAEAEARRSPADAGLAAAADTGLPGDATAQAAAATAATSAIATSVAPTTDAPGADSPYAAPRAAVAENSQVVLGQPVVAAGFWRRFAAYLIDSTLVGTLYYAVATVLFIGVFMVGIAGDSGRWLEGGATLSAVVTAISTLSYVLISACYYAGMESSSMQATLGKLAVGIKVVDADGARLGRGRALARWAASIASWLTLGVGFLMAAFTERKRGLHDLLARTQVVDRWAYTARPELQRDELGVVTWVVLVLGGLIWLGVIGFIVGALVFGLR; from the coding sequence ATGTGCGCCGATCTGACCAGGCAAACGGACGCCGCGATGGCCCAGTGGTACTACAGCGACGAAGAACGCAACCGGCACGGGCCGCTGGATGCGGCGGCGATGGCCGCCCTGCACGACCGCGGCGAACTGGGCCCGGACACGCTGGTCTGGCGCGACGGCCTGGACCAGTGGCGGCCGTGGCGCGAGCTGGCCGCGGAACTGGTCGCCGCGCCGGGCTTCGCGCCGCTCGCCGATCCTGAGCAGGCCGAACAGGCCAGCGCCGGGCGCACCGCCGCCGCGGTCGCGGCCGCCCAGGCCGAGGCCGAAGCGCGGCGTTCGCCCGCGGACGCCGGACTCGCCGCCGCTGCCGACACCGGCCTCCCCGGCGATGCCACGGCCCAGGCCGCCGCGGCCACCGCCGCCACGTCCGCCATCGCCACGTCCGTCGCCCCCACCACCGACGCCCCCGGCGCGGATTCGCCCTACGCCGCCCCGCGCGCCGCGGTGGCCGAGAACAGCCAGGTGGTGCTGGGCCAGCCGGTGGTCGCGGCCGGCTTCTGGCGCCGCTTCGCCGCCTACCTGATCGATTCGACCCTGGTCGGCACCCTCTACTACGCCGTCGCCACGGTGCTGTTCATCGGCGTGTTCATGGTCGGCATCGCCGGCGACAGCGGGCGCTGGCTGGAAGGCGGCGCGACGCTGTCGGCCGTCGTCACCGCCATCAGCACGCTCAGCTACGTCCTGATCAGCGCCTGCTACTACGCCGGCATGGAGTCGTCGTCGATGCAGGCGACCCTGGGCAAGCTGGCGGTCGGGATCAAGGTCGTCGACGCCGACGGCGCGCGCCTGGGCCGCGGCCGCGCGCTCGCGCGCTGGGCCGCCTCGATCGCGAGCTGGCTGACCCTCGGCGTGGGCTTCCTGATGGCGGCCTTCACCGAGCGCAAGCGCGGCCTGCACGACCTGCTCGCGCGCACCCAGGTGGTCGACCGCTGGGCCTACACCGCCCGTCCCGAGCTGCAGCGCGACGAGCTGGGGGTGGTGACCTGGGTCGTGCTGGTGCTCGGCGGCCTGATCTGGCTGGGCGTGATCGGCTTCATCGTCGGCGCGCTCGTGTTCGGCCTGCGCTGA
- a CDS encoding DNA topoisomerase I: MAKNLLIVESPAKAKTINKYLGKDFTVLASYGHVRDLVPKEGAVDPDNHFAMEYAVIEKNEKHVDAIAKAARSADNLFLATDPDREGEAISWHIAEILRERGLLEDKPLRRVVFTEITPRAIKEAMNQTRDIAAPLVDAQQARRALDYLVGFNLSPVLWRKVQRGLSAGRVQSPALRMIVEREEEIEAFVAREYWTVEAECAHPQQAFTARLNKLDGKKFEQFTITDGETAEAARKRLVAAANGFLHVTDVTSKERKRRPAPPFTTSTLQQEASRKLGFTTSRTMRVAQKLYEGVALGDEGTVGLISYMRTDSVNLSQDAVTEIRDVIARDYGTKALPDKPNAYQTKSKNAQEAHEAIRPTAALRTPAQMARYLDDDARRLYELIWKRAVACQMVPATLNTVSIDLAAGADHSFRASGTTVIDPGFLAVYEEGKDAKAAEDEDEGRKLPPMKTGDRIPLDRIHADQHFTEPPPRYSEASLVKALEEYGIGRPSTYASIIQTLLFRKYVELDSRRFRPTDVGRAVSKFLSGHFTQYVDYDFTAKLEDELDAVSRGEEEWVPLMERFWAPFKQLVEEKKESVDRSEATGARELGTDPKSGKPVSVRLGRYGPYAQIGTAEDEEKPTFASLRPGQSMHTIALDEALELFKLPRKLGQHNGEEVSVGIGRFGPFAKLGSTYASLKKEDDPYTIDLARAVFLIEEKEEIARNRIIKQFDGSDIQVLNGRFGPYISDGKLNGRIPKDREPASLTFEEVTKLLEETGKPVRGRFGKKTAAKKEPAAKKSAAKKTAKSADGEAPAKKAAAKKAPAKKAAKKVVKKAAAKTVAAKPAASKTTATKTAAKKAVKKVAKKTTAK, encoded by the coding sequence ATGGCGAAGAACCTCCTCATCGTCGAATCGCCCGCAAAGGCCAAGACGATCAACAAGTACCTCGGCAAGGACTTCACCGTCCTGGCCTCCTACGGCCACGTCCGCGACCTGGTGCCGAAGGAAGGCGCGGTCGATCCGGACAACCACTTCGCGATGGAATACGCGGTCATCGAGAAGAACGAGAAACACGTCGATGCCATCGCCAAGGCCGCGCGCAGCGCCGACAACCTGTTCCTGGCGACCGACCCGGACCGCGAAGGCGAGGCGATCAGCTGGCACATCGCCGAGATCCTGCGCGAGCGCGGCCTGCTCGAAGACAAGCCGCTGCGCCGGGTGGTGTTCACCGAGATCACCCCGCGCGCGATCAAGGAGGCGATGAACCAGACGCGCGACATCGCCGCGCCCCTGGTCGACGCCCAGCAGGCGCGCCGCGCGCTCGACTACCTGGTCGGCTTCAACCTCTCGCCGGTGCTGTGGCGCAAGGTCCAGCGCGGCCTGTCCGCCGGCCGCGTGCAGTCGCCGGCGCTGCGCATGATCGTCGAGCGCGAGGAGGAGATCGAAGCCTTCGTCGCGCGCGAGTACTGGACCGTCGAAGCCGAATGCGCGCATCCGCAGCAGGCCTTCACCGCCCGGCTCAACAAGCTCGACGGCAAGAAGTTCGAGCAGTTCACCATCACCGACGGCGAGACCGCCGAGGCCGCGCGCAAGCGCCTGGTCGCGGCGGCCAACGGCTTCCTGCACGTCACCGACGTCACCAGCAAGGAACGCAAGCGCCGCCCGGCGCCGCCGTTCACCACCTCGACCCTGCAGCAGGAAGCCTCGCGCAAGCTCGGCTTCACCACCTCGCGGACCATGCGCGTGGCGCAGAAGCTGTACGAAGGCGTGGCGCTGGGCGACGAGGGCACGGTCGGCCTGATCAGCTACATGCGTACCGACTCGGTCAACCTGTCGCAGGACGCGGTGACCGAGATCCGCGACGTGATCGCGCGCGACTACGGCACCAAGGCGCTGCCGGACAAGCCCAACGCCTACCAGACCAAGTCCAAGAACGCGCAGGAAGCGCACGAAGCGATCCGCCCGACCGCCGCGCTGCGCACGCCGGCGCAGATGGCGCGCTACCTCGACGACGACGCCCGCCGCCTGTACGAGCTGATCTGGAAGCGCGCGGTGGCCTGCCAGATGGTCCCGGCCACGCTCAACACCGTCAGCATCGACCTCGCCGCCGGCGCCGACCACAGCTTCCGCGCGTCGGGCACCACGGTGATCGATCCGGGCTTCCTCGCCGTGTACGAGGAAGGCAAGGACGCCAAGGCCGCCGAGGACGAGGACGAAGGCCGCAAGCTGCCGCCGATGAAGACCGGCGACCGCATCCCGCTCGACCGCATCCACGCCGACCAGCACTTCACCGAGCCGCCGCCGCGCTACTCGGAAGCCTCGCTGGTCAAGGCGCTCGAGGAATACGGCATCGGCCGTCCCTCGACCTACGCCTCGATCATCCAGACCCTGCTGTTCCGCAAGTACGTCGAACTCGACAGCCGCCGCTTCCGTCCGACCGACGTCGGCCGCGCGGTGTCCAAGTTCCTGTCCGGCCACTTCACCCAGTACGTCGACTACGACTTCACCGCCAAGCTCGAGGACGAGCTGGACGCGGTGTCGCGCGGCGAAGAGGAATGGGTGCCGCTGATGGAGCGGTTCTGGGCGCCGTTCAAGCAGTTGGTCGAAGAGAAGAAGGAATCGGTCGACCGCAGCGAGGCCACCGGCGCGCGCGAGCTCGGCACCGATCCCAAGAGCGGCAAGCCGGTCAGCGTGCGCCTGGGCCGCTACGGGCCGTACGCGCAGATCGGCACCGCCGAGGACGAGGAGAAGCCGACCTTCGCCTCGCTGCGTCCGGGCCAGAGCATGCACACCATCGCCCTGGACGAGGCGCTGGAGCTGTTCAAGCTGCCGCGCAAGCTCGGCCAGCACAACGGCGAGGAAGTCAGCGTCGGCATCGGCCGCTTCGGTCCGTTCGCCAAGCTCGGCAGCACCTACGCCTCGCTGAAGAAGGAAGACGATCCTTACACCATCGACCTGGCGCGCGCGGTGTTCCTGATCGAGGAGAAGGAAGAGATCGCGCGCAACCGCATCATCAAGCAGTTCGACGGCAGCGACATCCAGGTGCTCAACGGCCGCTTCGGTCCGTACATCAGCGACGGCAAGCTCAACGGCCGCATCCCCAAGGACCGCGAGCCGGCCTCGCTGACCTTCGAGGAAGTGACCAAGCTGCTGGAAGAGACCGGCAAGCCGGTGCGCGGCCGCTTCGGCAAGAAGACCGCGGCCAAGAAGGAACCGGCGGCGAAGAAGTCGGCCGCCAAGAAGACGGCCAAGAGCGCCGACGGCGAGGCGCCGGCGAAGAAGGCCGCGGCCAAGAAAGCGCCGGCCAAGAAGGCGGCGAAGAAGGTCGTCAAGAAGGCGGCGGCCAAGACCGTGGCGGCCAAGCCGGCCGCGAGCAAGACCACGGCGACCAAGACCGCGGCGAAGAAGGCGGTCAAGAAGGTGGCGAAGAAGACGACGGCGAAGTGA
- a CDS encoding glutamate--cysteine ligase: protein MSGPSQVNDLEIPDVKGGGRAVLIDYLASGARPESDWKIGTEHEKFGFRTDDLRPPTFDGERGIEALLKGLTRFGWAPVEENGRTIALTRDQASVSLEPAGQLELSGAPLATLHDTCVEAATHLREVRTVAEPMGLGFLGMGFQPKWRREDMPWMPKGRYKIMREYMPKVGQLGLDMMTRTSTVQVNLDVLDEADMVKKFRVSLALQPIATALFADSPFLEGQPNGYLSYRSHIWTDTDPDRTGLLDFVFEDGFGYERYVDYLLDVPMYFVYRDGRYLDASGQSFRDFMDAKLPVYPDQRPTLKDWADHSTTAFPEVRLKKYLEMRGADSGPWNRICALSAFWVGLLYDAQALDAAWDLVLDFTPAERHALRDGVPRHGLHLPFRDGKVLELARRALEISAHGLRRRARLNQNGADESIYLEPLMEFVAMGKSPAERKLELFHGEWGGNVDRVFKEFAY from the coding sequence GTGTCCGGACCCAGCCAGGTGAACGATCTCGAGATTCCCGACGTCAAGGGCGGCGGCCGCGCCGTGCTGATCGACTACCTGGCTTCGGGCGCGCGCCCGGAATCGGACTGGAAGATCGGCACCGAGCACGAGAAGTTCGGCTTCCGCACCGACGACCTGCGTCCGCCGACCTTCGACGGCGAGCGCGGCATCGAGGCGCTGCTCAAGGGCCTGACCCGGTTCGGCTGGGCGCCGGTGGAAGAGAACGGCCGCACGATCGCGCTGACCCGCGACCAGGCCTCGGTCTCGCTGGAGCCGGCCGGCCAGCTGGAACTGTCCGGCGCGCCGCTGGCGACGCTGCACGACACCTGCGTGGAAGCGGCCACCCACCTGCGCGAAGTGCGTACCGTGGCCGAGCCCATGGGCCTGGGTTTCCTCGGCATGGGCTTCCAGCCCAAGTGGCGGCGCGAGGACATGCCGTGGATGCCCAAGGGCCGCTACAAGATCATGCGCGAGTACATGCCCAAGGTCGGCCAGCTCGGCCTGGACATGATGACCCGCACCAGCACCGTGCAGGTCAACCTGGACGTGCTCGACGAAGCGGACATGGTCAAGAAGTTCCGCGTGTCGCTGGCGCTGCAGCCGATCGCGACCGCGCTGTTCGCCGATTCGCCGTTCCTGGAAGGCCAGCCCAACGGCTACCTGTCCTACCGCTCGCACATCTGGACCGATACCGATCCGGACCGCACCGGCCTGCTCGACTTCGTGTTCGAGGACGGCTTCGGTTACGAGCGCTACGTCGACTACCTGCTCGACGTGCCGATGTACTTCGTCTACCGCGACGGCCGCTACCTCGACGCCAGCGGCCAGTCGTTCCGCGACTTCATGGACGCGAAGCTGCCGGTGTACCCGGACCAGCGCCCGACCCTGAAGGACTGGGCCGACCACAGCACCACCGCGTTCCCGGAAGTGCGGCTGAAGAAGTACCTGGAGATGCGCGGCGCCGACTCGGGCCCGTGGAACCGGATCTGCGCGCTGTCGGCGTTCTGGGTCGGCCTGCTGTACGACGCGCAGGCGCTGGATGCGGCCTGGGACCTGGTGCTGGACTTCACCCCGGCCGAACGCCACGCGCTGCGCGACGGCGTGCCGCGGCACGGGCTGCATCTGCCGTTCCGCGACGGCAAGGTGCTGGAACTGGCGCGGCGCGCGCTGGAGATTTCGGCGCACGGCCTGCGCCGGCGCGCGCGCCTGAACCAGAACGGCGCGGACGAGTCGATCTACCTGGAACCGCTGATGGAGTTCGTGGCGATGGGCAAGAGCCCGGCCGAGCGCAAGCTCGAGCTGTTCCACGGCGAGTGGGGCGGGAACGTGGATCGGGTGTTCAAGGAATTCGCGTACTGA